One region of Bacillus zhangzhouensis genomic DNA includes:
- a CDS encoding IDEAL domain-containing protein, which produces MKEKKTYAELMKSRNTQKTEENGVTILDIYIQMVLDEALYQQRLTFLREEIDQALDQRDEKRFNDLSVQYAEHCLH; this is translated from the coding sequence ATGAAAGAGAAAAAAACGTATGCTGAGCTCATGAAGTCCCGCAACACCCAAAAAACCGAAGAAAACGGCGTCACCATTTTAGACATCTATATTCAAATGGTTTTAGATGAGGCGCTTTATCAACAGCGCTTAACCTTCCTAAGAGAAGAGATTGATCAGGCACTGGATCAGCGTGATGAAAAGCGATTCAATGACCTGTCAGTTCAATATGCAGAACACTGCTTACATTAA
- a CDS encoding histidine phosphatase family protein, with amino-acid sequence MTTICLVRHGETDWNAAKRIQGRTDIPLNNTGKWQAEQTGLYLKNNHWDVVISSPLTRAKETAHLILNHVHAPLVIMDDFIERDYGDAEGMSFEERQKLFPDKQYPNMESLETVQNRMLEGIEKVRSAYPDQHVLIVAHGAAIHALLTALADEHTGLQNTRLVNACLNYVEWSDGKWKVRDYNVVSHLTQSAPS; translated from the coding sequence TTGACAACAATTTGCCTAGTCAGACACGGGGAAACAGATTGGAATGCAGCCAAACGAATTCAAGGACGAACAGATATCCCTTTAAACAACACAGGTAAATGGCAAGCTGAACAAACTGGACTTTATTTAAAGAATAACCATTGGGATGTTGTCATTTCCAGTCCCCTAACAAGGGCAAAAGAAACGGCACACTTGATTTTAAATCATGTCCATGCCCCGCTTGTCATCATGGATGATTTCATTGAACGAGATTATGGTGACGCTGAAGGCATGTCGTTTGAGGAGCGTCAAAAGCTGTTTCCAGATAAACAGTATCCCAATATGGAATCACTTGAGACGGTTCAAAACCGAATGTTAGAAGGAATTGAGAAAGTCAGATCCGCCTATCCAGATCAACATGTCCTGATCGTGGCTCATGGTGCTGCTATCCATGCTTTACTCACTGCTTTGGCTGATGAACATACGGGTCTACAGAACACGAGACTTGTCAATGCTTGCTTAAATTATGTGGAATGGTCAGATGGTAAATGGAAGGTCCGTGATTATAACGTGGTCAGCCATTTAACACAATCCGCCCCTTCTTAA
- the lepB gene encoding signal peptidase I: protein MKKKPLLWLMIITCIVLLFQVRNFMFVKYKVEGVSMDPTFTDGTELLINKFSPKLTKISRFDYVLFHGPKNQILIKRVIGLPGETIKYEDDQLFVDGQKWKEPYLKEQKKHKMGNVLTGDFQLKAITGQDKIKKNHYFVIGDNRIHSFDSRHFGTISKDQVVGVKRNQDE from the coding sequence ATGAAAAAGAAGCCATTGCTATGGTTGATGATTATTACATGCATCGTCTTGTTGTTCCAGGTAAGGAATTTCATGTTTGTGAAGTATAAAGTAGAGGGGGTTAGTATGGACCCCACATTTACAGATGGAACAGAATTATTAATCAACAAGTTCTCACCAAAACTCACGAAAATTAGCCGGTTTGATTATGTGTTATTTCACGGACCTAAAAATCAAATTTTGATCAAACGGGTCATCGGACTTCCAGGAGAAACAATTAAGTATGAAGATGATCAGTTATTTGTTGATGGTCAAAAATGGAAAGAACCCTATTTAAAAGAGCAGAAAAAACATAAAATGGGAAATGTCCTGACAGGAGATTTTCAGCTGAAAGCCATCACAGGACAAGATAAAATCAAAAAAAATCATTACTTCGTGATCGGAGATAACCGAATACATAGTTTCGACAGCCGGCATTTTGGAACGATTTCAAAAGATCAAGTAGTTGGTGTCAAAAGAAATCAGGATGAATAA
- a CDS encoding S8 family peptidase, producing MKKKNVMTSVLLAVPLLFSAGFGGSMANAETVSKTDSEKSYIVGFKASATTNSSKKQAVIQNGGKLEKQYRLINAAQVKMSEQAAKKLEHNPSIAYVEEDHKAEAYAQTVPYGIPQIKAPAVHAQGYKGANVKVAVLDTGIHAAHPDLNVAGGASFVPSEPNATQDFQSHGTHVAGTIAALDNTIGVLGVAPSASLYAVKVLDRNGSGQYSWIISGIEWAVANNMDVINMSLGGASGSTALKNAVDTANNRGVVVVAAAGNSGSSGSRSTVGYPAKYDSAIAVANVNSNNVRNSSSSAGPELDVSAPGTSILSTVPSSGYTSYTGTSMASPHVAGAAALILSKNPNLTNSQVRQRLENTATPLGNSFYYGKGLINVQAASN from the coding sequence GTGAAAAAGAAAAATGTGATGACAAGTGTTTTATTGGCTGTCCCTCTTCTGTTTTCAGCAGGATTTGGAGGCTCCATGGCAAATGCCGAGACGGTCTCCAAAACAGATAGTGAAAAAAGCTACATTGTTGGCTTTAAAGCCTCTGCCACCACAAACAGCTCTAAGAAACAAGCCGTGATTCAAAATGGTGGAAAATTAGAAAAACAATACCGCCTCATTAATGCTGCTCAAGTGAAAATGTCCGAACAAGCAGCCAAAAAACTTGAACATAACCCTAGCATTGCTTACGTAGAAGAAGACCATAAAGCAGAAGCATATGCACAAACCGTCCCTTATGGAATCCCTCAAATCAAAGCTCCAGCTGTACACGCTCAAGGTTATAAAGGTGCTAATGTCAAAGTAGCTGTCCTTGATACTGGAATCCACGCTGCACACCCTGACTTAAATGTAGCAGGCGGTGCGAGCTTCGTCCCTTCAGAGCCAAATGCCACCCAAGACTTTCAATCACATGGAACTCACGTAGCTGGAACCATTGCTGCCCTTGATAACACAATTGGTGTTCTAGGGGTTGCTCCAAGCGCTTCCCTATATGCTGTGAAAGTATTAGACCGTAATGGCTCCGGACAATACAGCTGGATTATTAGCGGTATTGAATGGGCTGTAGCCAATAACATGGATGTCATCAATATGAGCTTAGGCGGAGCAAGCGGTTCAACAGCGCTTAAAAATGCTGTTGATACAGCGAATAACCGCGGAGTGGTTGTTGTTGCCGCCGCAGGTAATTCAGGCTCTAGTGGCTCTAGAAGTACAGTTGGCTATCCAGCAAAATACGATTCTGCAATTGCCGTTGCCAATGTAAACAGTAACAATGTCAGAAACTCATCTTCTAGCGCAGGTCCTGAATTAGATGTTTCTGCACCTGGTACTTCTATTTTAAGTACAGTGCCAAGCAGCGGATACACATCTTATACTGGAACATCTATGGCGTCTCCTCATGTAGCAGGAGCAGCAGCGCTTATTCTTTCTAAAAACCCGAACCTAACAAATTCACAGGTTCGCCAGCGTTTAGAAAACACAGCGACACCGCTTGGTAACTCATTCTATTACGGAAAAGGGTTAATCAACGTTCAAGCCGCTTCTAACTAA
- a CDS encoding barstar family protein encodes MKKVQLDGAACRSQEELHDQLKTVLHLPDYYGKNLDALWDCLTGEVSLPVKLTWMNFQTSKDVLGDYAESLRQLFQEAEEELKGQFQFDIQS; translated from the coding sequence ATGAAAAAAGTGCAGCTGGACGGCGCAGCTTGCAGGTCGCAAGAAGAGCTTCATGACCAGCTAAAAACAGTTTTACACCTTCCTGACTATTACGGAAAAAACCTTGATGCCCTTTGGGACTGTTTGACAGGAGAGGTGTCTCTTCCAGTAAAACTGACATGGATGAATTTTCAAACGAGCAAAGACGTTCTTGGTGATTATGCTGAGAGCTTGCGTCAGTTATTTCAAGAAGCAGAAGAGGAATTGAAGGGACAATTTCAATTTGATATTCAATCATGA
- a CDS encoding NERD domain-containing protein, with product MKIFVLVLMLILVGVCLQLSRKLKQNKLLFNDQLQQVLKASKEQTAAMEDIIYEKERSMKELEQAKKIEAKFQRNKGEVITHHLLLKIKQSLVNEGRITHDQMIIMGNEFVPDSRGKILGARQIDHLVLLPTGVYIIETKHWRGKILYNYTKNDLGEFSDLFDMMFPEIEDHHKKTLVIRNSKNPFSEDSSKDAGLEILSYGDPALQVRSTAQTLQTFLKEKVPSVQWVKGILYFGYKQDQINYVHKKNTDNENPLVICNEKDLGVFFQEELKKPEKLSQHDILKITQLIRNVNDLSS from the coding sequence ATGAAGATTTTTGTGTTGGTGCTCATGTTAATTCTTGTTGGAGTTTGTTTACAGTTATCAAGAAAACTAAAACAAAATAAGTTATTGTTTAATGATCAATTACAACAAGTTTTAAAAGCAAGCAAAGAACAAACTGCAGCAATGGAAGATATAATTTATGAGAAAGAAAGGTCAATGAAAGAACTTGAACAAGCAAAAAAAATAGAAGCGAAATTCCAAAGAAATAAAGGGGAAGTTATAACGCATCATTTATTATTAAAAATAAAACAAAGTTTAGTAAATGAAGGGCGCATTACGCATGATCAAATGATAATTATGGGAAATGAATTCGTGCCAGACAGCAGGGGCAAGATATTAGGAGCGAGACAAATTGATCATCTTGTCTTATTACCTACAGGTGTTTATATCATCGAAACAAAACATTGGAGAGGAAAAATTTTATATAATTATACTAAAAATGATTTGGGAGAGTTCAGTGACTTATTCGATATGATGTTTCCAGAGATAGAAGATCATCATAAGAAAACACTAGTGATTAGAAACTCAAAAAATCCATTTTCTGAAGACAGTTCGAAGGATGCAGGGCTAGAAATTCTATCTTATGGTGATCCAGCATTGCAAGTAAGAAGCACAGCTCAAACACTACAAACATTTCTGAAGGAAAAGGTACCTAGTGTACAATGGGTAAAAGGGATTTTATACTTCGGATATAAGCAAGATCAAATAAACTATGTACATAAAAAAAACACGGACAATGAAAATCCTCTTGTGATATGTAATGAAAAGGATTTGGGGGTGTTTTTTCAAGAAGAATTGAAAAAACCTGAAAAACTGTCGCAACACGATATACTTAAGATTACACAATTAATTAGAAACGTTAATGATCTATCATCTTAA
- a CDS encoding competence protein ComK, which translates to MSGISETPLDSYVINQTTMAVLPVEEGKRVYSKVIERETSFYVELKPLQIIERSCRFFGSSYAGRKAGTYEVTGISHKPPIVIDSSNHLYFFPTYSSNRPQCGWISHKYIHTFQESSLGDTVLTFTNEQIVKLDVSYKSFESQVHRTAYLRTKFQDRLDGGLPKKQEFMLYPKEQQLNLVYDFILRELRNRY; encoded by the coding sequence GTGTCAGGAATTAGTGAAACACCTTTAGATTCATACGTCATTAATCAAACAACAATGGCGGTCCTTCCGGTTGAAGAAGGGAAAAGAGTATATTCAAAAGTCATAGAAAGAGAGACAAGCTTTTACGTTGAATTAAAGCCCCTGCAAATTATTGAACGCAGCTGCAGATTCTTCGGTTCAAGCTATGCAGGCAGAAAGGCGGGAACATACGAAGTAACCGGAATTTCTCACAAGCCTCCAATTGTGATTGACTCATCCAATCATCTGTATTTCTTCCCAACCTATTCATCCAATCGTCCTCAGTGCGGCTGGATTTCCCACAAATACATTCATACCTTCCAGGAATCATCCCTCGGAGACACGGTGCTCACCTTTACAAATGAGCAAATCGTCAAACTTGATGTCTCATATAAATCATTTGAGAGTCAGGTGCACCGGACAGCATATCTCCGAACGAAATTTCAAGATCGTCTTGATGGAGGTCTTCCTAAGAAGCAAGAATTTATGCTGTATCCAAAGGAACAGCAGCTCAATCTCGTATACGATTTCATATTAAGGGAGCTTCGTAACAGATATTAA
- a CDS encoding globin-coupled sensor protein: protein MLFKKEPKRKNTAFFTQQDDEIKRINFSNNTDIAKQIKMIDLTQHDLFILKQLNPIVQNDITHIVDKFYKNLEVESSLMHIIQENSSVERLKKTLRIHISEMFAGIIDETYVAKRIKIAQVHLRIGLQPKWYMAAFQDLLLSIMDLFAHHIQDVKEYQTAVKATTKILNLEQQLVLDTFQNEYSKIRDEAEQQQQELHTKITETSNSLASLFSNTTSAVDKLVSKSDEMADMSQAGTQISAQVEEKSIGGKKELEFQQTQMNQIDGSMTKIETEIKRLEDIAKQIEQIFGIVTGIAEQTNLLSLNASIESARAGEHGKGFAVVANEVRKLSEDTKKTVSTVSELVNNTNSQIAIVSQHIADVNLLVTDSKEKMTQINSLFDDIVSSMNLSKNQNGKIEIDLQIFLNELKEVKQTVSQVASSVESLTSLTNR from the coding sequence TTGTTATTTAAAAAAGAGCCGAAAAGAAAAAACACTGCTTTTTTCACACAGCAGGATGATGAGATAAAACGAATCAACTTCTCGAACAATACGGACATCGCCAAACAAATCAAAATGATCGACCTGACGCAGCATGACTTGTTTATATTAAAGCAGCTCAATCCAATTGTTCAGAATGATATTACACATATCGTTGATAAATTTTATAAAAATTTAGAAGTCGAATCTTCCTTGATGCATATCATTCAAGAAAATAGTTCTGTCGAACGTTTGAAAAAAACACTCCGCATTCATATTAGCGAAATGTTTGCAGGTATAATTGACGAAACCTATGTGGCAAAACGCATTAAAATTGCGCAAGTTCATTTACGGATTGGACTCCAGCCTAAATGGTATATGGCAGCATTCCAAGACCTCCTGCTATCAATTATGGATTTATTCGCTCATCATATCCAAGATGTAAAAGAATATCAGACAGCAGTCAAAGCGACAACGAAAATTTTAAATTTAGAGCAACAGCTTGTCCTAGATACATTCCAAAATGAATATTCTAAAATCCGTGACGAAGCTGAACAGCAGCAGCAGGAGCTTCATACAAAAATTACTGAAACTTCAAATTCACTTGCTTCGCTCTTCTCAAACACAACAAGTGCAGTTGACAAACTTGTCTCAAAATCGGATGAAATGGCGGACATGTCACAAGCTGGAACACAAATTTCAGCTCAAGTCGAAGAAAAATCAATCGGCGGTAAAAAAGAATTAGAATTTCAGCAAACACAAATGAATCAAATTGATGGCAGTATGACAAAGATTGAAACAGAAATTAAGCGCCTTGAAGATATCGCCAAACAAATTGAACAAATCTTTGGGATTGTCACAGGCATTGCAGAGCAGACGAACTTGTTATCTTTAAATGCCTCAATCGAATCTGCACGAGCAGGTGAACATGGAAAAGGCTTTGCTGTCGTTGCAAACGAGGTGCGCAAATTATCTGAGGACACCAAGAAAACGGTTTCAACTGTATCTGAACTCGTCAACAACACCAATTCACAAATCGCCATTGTGTCTCAGCATATTGCGGACGTGAATTTACTTGTGACAGACAGTAAAGAGAAAATGACACAAATCAATTCACTCTTCGATGATATCGTCAGCAGCATGAACTTAAGCAAAAATCAAAATGGAAAAATTGAAATTGACCTTCAGATCTTCCTTAATGAATTGAAGGAAGTCAAACAAACGGTGTCTCAAGTTGCAAGCTCCGTCGAATCCTTAACAAGCCTGACAAATCGCTAA
- a CDS encoding FAD-dependent oxidoreductase, whose translation MEQEHKGIKQAKSLWLADSQKHSFPAVSEDLTADVIIVGGGITGIAAAFEMTDRGLDVIIIDADQLLQGTTGHTTAKITSQHDVYYYKLIQQIGMTKARLYVEANEQAKDLIQARVKEYDIDCQLEIIDAYLYTKEENGVKKLKKELDAYKQLGIDREWKTELPFDADIKAALAMTKQAQFHPLHYLNALIDKLLERGVRIFEQTAAVDVKEGNRPAVVTKSGHHLTGRYVISCSHFPFYDGKGLYFTRIHPEQSYVVAAKTTKPLPDGMYLGIDQPAHSLRTAEWHGEEVVLIGGEGHKTGQGGDESAHYEGLETFGDATLGIEEVLYRWSTHDMVTMDQIPYIGRLTKGHQNIFVATGFRKWGMTTSHVAATLIGDLIEGKSNPYESIFTPSRPVTDSFVKDFIKENTNVAAKLISGKFKRTDQTIDDLKPGEGGIISYEHKKCGAFKSEDGNVFLVDTTCTHLGCEVAWNNSDRTWDCPCHGSRFSITGEVVEGPAKKPLKRSYIEQ comes from the coding sequence ATGGAACAAGAACATAAAGGAATAAAACAGGCAAAATCGTTATGGCTGGCGGACAGTCAGAAACATTCTTTTCCTGCTGTCAGTGAAGATCTCACAGCAGATGTGATCATTGTCGGCGGCGGTATTACCGGTATCGCTGCGGCGTTTGAAATGACAGACAGAGGACTAGATGTGATTATCATTGATGCCGATCAATTGCTGCAAGGCACAACTGGACACACAACGGCTAAAATCACCTCACAGCATGATGTGTACTACTATAAGCTGATTCAACAGATTGGGATGACAAAAGCACGTTTGTATGTAGAAGCAAATGAGCAAGCAAAAGACCTTATTCAAGCTCGTGTCAAAGAGTACGACATCGATTGTCAGCTAGAGATAATAGATGCTTACCTTTATACAAAAGAAGAAAACGGTGTAAAAAAGTTAAAGAAGGAATTAGATGCCTACAAACAGCTTGGTATTGACCGAGAATGGAAAACAGAGCTTCCTTTTGATGCTGACATCAAAGCAGCTCTTGCGATGACGAAGCAGGCACAATTTCATCCCCTTCATTATCTCAATGCGCTAATCGACAAGCTCCTAGAGCGGGGTGTACGTATTTTTGAACAAACAGCTGCTGTTGATGTAAAAGAAGGGAACCGGCCAGCTGTCGTCACAAAAAGCGGACATCATCTGACAGGGCGCTATGTCATTTCGTGTTCTCACTTTCCTTTTTATGATGGCAAAGGACTTTATTTCACCCGAATTCATCCTGAGCAGTCTTATGTCGTAGCAGCTAAAACAACCAAACCGCTCCCAGACGGCATGTACTTAGGAATTGACCAACCTGCTCACTCTTTAAGAACGGCAGAATGGCACGGTGAAGAAGTAGTCCTCATCGGAGGAGAAGGCCATAAAACAGGACAAGGCGGAGATGAATCCGCTCACTATGAAGGGCTAGAAACGTTTGGAGATGCCACCCTTGGAATAGAAGAAGTGCTGTATCGCTGGTCGACACACGATATGGTCACAATGGATCAAATTCCTTACATTGGCCGTCTGACCAAAGGTCACCAGAATATCTTTGTAGCAACCGGATTTAGAAAATGGGGCATGACCACAAGCCATGTCGCTGCCACTCTTATCGGTGATTTAATTGAAGGAAAATCGAATCCATACGAGTCAATCTTTACGCCATCAAGACCTGTTACTGACTCTTTTGTTAAAGATTTCATTAAAGAAAATACCAATGTCGCTGCCAAACTGATCAGTGGTAAATTCAAACGAACTGATCAAACAATCGATGATTTAAAACCAGGCGAGGGCGGCATTATCTCGTATGAACATAAAAAGTGCGGCGCCTTTAAATCAGAGGATGGGAATGTCTTTCTTGTCGATACAACGTGTACTCACCTAGGCTGCGAAGTTGCTTGGAATAATAGTGACCGCACTTGGGATTGCCCGTGTCACGGTTCACGTTTTTCCATTACTGGAGAAGTAGTAGAAGGCCCTGCTAAAAAACCACTAAAAAGGTCATATATAGAACAGTAA
- a CDS encoding SDR family oxidoreductase — translation MSTKQPKKTLPPQHQNERPGLEYKMNPRPVFDREVQDKKLAGKTAIVTGGDSGIGRAVSVLFAKEGANVVIVYLSEHRDAEETKDYIEKAGGRVILIAGDLGDEAFSNEVVKKTKDVFGSIDILVNNAGEQHPQKSIEQITSHQLLRTFQTNIFAMFYLTKAVLPHLKKGSSIINTASVTAYKGHETLIDYSSTKGAVVTFTRSLSLSLIKQGIRVNGVAPGPIWTPLIPSTFTEKEVSEFGGYVPMERPGEPVEVAPSYLFLASEDSSYMNGQMLHVNGGTILNG, via the coding sequence GTGTCAACAAAACAGCCGAAGAAAACATTGCCGCCTCAGCACCAAAATGAACGTCCTGGTCTTGAATATAAAATGAACCCTAGACCTGTCTTTGATCGTGAGGTGCAGGACAAAAAGTTAGCAGGAAAAACAGCCATTGTGACAGGTGGAGACAGCGGGATTGGAAGAGCAGTCTCTGTCTTATTTGCGAAAGAAGGTGCCAATGTCGTCATTGTTTACTTAAGTGAACATCGTGATGCCGAGGAGACGAAGGACTACATTGAGAAAGCAGGAGGCCGTGTCATCTTAATTGCAGGTGATTTAGGGGATGAGGCTTTTTCAAATGAGGTGGTCAAAAAAACAAAAGATGTCTTCGGTTCCATTGATATTTTAGTAAATAACGCTGGAGAACAGCATCCCCAAAAAAGCATTGAGCAAATTACCTCGCATCAGCTTCTTCGGACGTTTCAAACGAATATTTTTGCCATGTTTTATTTAACAAAAGCTGTTCTTCCTCATTTAAAAAAAGGAAGCAGTATCATTAATACAGCATCTGTCACTGCCTATAAAGGGCATGAAACATTGATTGATTATTCATCTACAAAAGGGGCGGTCGTGACATTTACGAGATCATTATCCTTATCACTTATTAAACAAGGGATTAGAGTGAATGGGGTAGCACCAGGTCCTATTTGGACACCGCTGATTCCATCAACCTTTACGGAAAAAGAAGTCTCTGAATTTGGCGGATATGTCCCAATGGAACGTCCTGGTGAGCCAGTAGAGGTTGCACCGAGTTATTTATTTTTAGCAAGTGAAGACTCATCTTATATGAATGGACAAATGCTGCATGTGAATGGCGGAACCATTTTAAATGGATAA
- a CDS encoding AbrB family transcriptional regulator, with protein sequence MKQGNSLRTDLILIATSGLGGFLLSLTGMSIGWMVGTLITAAFIAMRHPTLFQRKGNNTLRIHSRWLLLGQFILGIELGQKMNIKVLHIFAEHWLPVSFMLVFSILLAMLSGFALWKLSKTDMLTSFVGTAPGGLSAMPGIAQEVGANTAVVSLVQTTRVLMVVITIPFTVFYLNTKNPADTAAAVQGSAFSSGVFTLSNISWTAALILGAWLMSRLAVRLHFPAPWLIGSMLGVAALQVGAGALIGHDLIPYWPAQANIASQVFLGATIGSKMNKQMFVGLKNTLIVAVVSSAGLIAATVLSSIAIAEVTGISVITAILAFSPGGIAEMATTAVTLHEDSTFVVAVQVVRIILVIAMLPPFFRFLHHVWAKRHPDYKAAK encoded by the coding sequence ATGAAACAAGGAAACAGCCTTCGAACCGATCTCATTTTGATCGCGACAAGCGGTTTAGGTGGATTTCTTTTGTCTTTAACAGGCATGTCTATCGGCTGGATGGTCGGCACATTAATTACAGCAGCATTTATTGCCATGCGCCATCCCACCCTGTTTCAGCGTAAAGGAAACAACACCTTGCGTATTCACAGCAGATGGCTACTCCTTGGTCAATTTATTCTCGGAATCGAACTCGGACAGAAAATGAACATAAAAGTTCTTCATATTTTTGCTGAACATTGGCTCCCTGTGAGCTTCATGCTCGTTTTTTCTATTCTACTGGCGATGCTCTCTGGCTTTGCCTTATGGAAGCTGAGTAAAACAGATATGTTGACCAGCTTTGTCGGAACAGCACCAGGCGGTTTATCTGCTATGCCAGGGATTGCCCAAGAGGTTGGAGCAAATACAGCCGTTGTCAGTCTCGTACAAACAACACGTGTATTAATGGTAGTAATCACCATCCCATTTACGGTGTTCTATTTAAATACAAAAAATCCAGCGGATACAGCTGCAGCCGTGCAAGGGAGCGCCTTTTCATCCGGCGTTTTCACCCTGTCAAATATCTCGTGGACTGCTGCACTTATTTTAGGTGCCTGGCTTATGTCACGCCTGGCGGTTCGTCTTCATTTCCCTGCCCCTTGGTTGATTGGCAGCATGTTAGGCGTTGCAGCTCTTCAAGTAGGTGCAGGTGCGCTCATAGGTCATGATTTGATTCCTTATTGGCCAGCACAAGCGAATATCGCATCACAGGTATTTCTAGGTGCAACCATCGGTTCAAAAATGAATAAACAGATGTTTGTCGGGCTTAAAAACACATTAATTGTAGCCGTCGTCAGCTCAGCTGGACTGATTGCTGCAACGGTTCTCAGTTCAATTGCCATTGCTGAGGTCACAGGGATTTCTGTCATTACAGCCATTCTTGCCTTTTCGCCTGGCGGTATTGCAGAAATGGCAACAACAGCCGTCACACTCCATGAGGACTCAACCTTTGTAGTAGCTGTACAAGTCGTTAGAATCATTCTTGTGATTGCCATGTTGCCACCGTTTTTTCGATTCTTACATCATGTCTGGGCAAAAAGACATCCAGATTATAAAGCCGCAAAATAA
- a CDS encoding TVP38/TMEM64 family protein: protein MTSFLSLFTHENITAFFESYKAFGPIVAILLPLIEAFLPFLPLVAFAVANANAFGLWEGFLLTWIGASAGSILVFLLIRKFGQMRMLNFISRHPSIKKLMLWVEKRGFGPLFILLCFPFTPSAAVNVVAGLSRISMWQFSFAALAGKCVMLFIISFIGYDLSALVKNPLRSVFAVLVIVLLWYVGKRVENRLNIRMSKREDKGGS from the coding sequence TTGACATCATTTCTTTCTCTATTTACTCATGAAAATATCACAGCATTTTTTGAAAGCTACAAGGCGTTTGGACCAATTGTCGCTATATTGCTTCCTCTGATTGAAGCATTTCTTCCGTTCTTACCACTCGTGGCGTTTGCGGTGGCAAATGCAAATGCATTCGGCCTTTGGGAAGGCTTTTTATTAACCTGGATCGGTGCAAGTGCAGGTTCTATTCTTGTCTTTTTACTGATCAGAAAATTTGGACAGATGAGAATGCTGAACTTTATCAGCAGACACCCTTCCATTAAGAAATTGATGCTTTGGGTGGAGAAGCGGGGATTTGGTCCGTTATTTATTTTACTCTGCTTTCCTTTTACACCTTCTGCTGCTGTCAATGTTGTAGCAGGCTTATCAAGAATTAGTATGTGGCAATTTTCATTCGCTGCTTTAGCTGGTAAGTGTGTTATGCTCTTTATCATTAGTTTTATTGGTTATGATCTTTCTGCTTTAGTAAAGAATCCGTTAAGAAGTGTTTTTGCGGTTCTAGTTATCGTTTTACTATGGTATGTTGGAAAGAGAGTAGAAAATAGGTTGAACATTCGAATGAGCAAGCGTGAGGACAAAGGAGGCTCTTAA